The stretch of DNA GAGACATGCGTGTATGTAGTAGAAGGGTCATCGTACGAGAGGAGTCGGCTAAGCGTCACACACCATCTGGTAATCTGTATCTCTTTATTCTAAGTACCACAAATACAATTACTTCAATATATTACACGTCAAacaataaatataatatataatcgtTCTTTTGTTCGATCATTACCGAATAGGAAAATTATACCGGTTCGCTAAAAAGTACGGAAAATTttcatataatataatatatgttaACACCCATTTTTATACGGAATGATGTAATGTGTTTCGCTGCTTATACTCATGAATTGGAATGGCATCTTACAATACGAATCAAAGCATAAACAATAATTTGCACGAGAACAAGCTTGTGGAACTGTCCACCAATGTTTGTGCACTTCACAAAACACATTTAACAATTCTGTGCTTATATTCTACCCGTGCGTCTATTTTCCCTCTCTAAACTAGACACTGTTATTGGAATACATTAGGAATGCACCGTATAGTGGTTCGCTTTTGAAGTGCACTAAGTTGCTTTCCTGTATTGGGTTGGCTACTAAAAGATTGAGATTTACTCCTCTAAAATGCTGTGTGCAGATTACTTTGCATTTTGTTGATTAAGTCAACAGTGCTTATGCAAATTGCTCCCTGATTGCATTGAGATACGCATATGTGATTAGTCTTGTCGCTTCGTTAGGCATTTTCggggggggggaggggggaggtGGTTGGAGGGTGAAAGCTAATTGTAACTTTTCACACTGAATGGCAAATCGGAGAAATTCTGTCAACCTAATTAATGCCAGAACTTGTTGAATAGCTCCATGAACGAGTCGTATATCATGAATGTGATCGCAACATCTAAACAGACACGACTGAGCCGTGGAACTGTTCCCTTATAGAACGCTGCTGGTCCTTCGTTCTTCCAAATTCGGACCGCACAGTCAACGGTATTTTTATACTTGGCCGCTTCCAAGCCCTGCATTCGAGTTTTCACCACGTCGATAGGTGTATTGCCAAAAACGGAGGCCGCTCCGGCTACGGCACCGAAAGCGCCAACGATGAGTTTCGGCACAGGTTTCGATTGATCGTTGCCTTTGTAGAGTTCCTTCAGCGACTCCATCACGTAGAATCGGATGGCTTGATTCGAGCCTTGTTTCATGATGGTCGCAGTGAGGCCCTTATACACACCAGACACACCTTCCTGTCGAACAATCATCCCAACCCCGTGGAAGAATCCTTTGAACTTGGGATTGGCGCTGCGCTGATCGTTGATGAACTTCACTTTGACTGTTTCCATCGGTGTGACGGCGAGTATGGCTTCCGCCACACCGGCTCCCAGTCCGGCCAACAGTTTCCCCGAGGTGCTCAGCTGACCATTCGGTTCCAAGAGCTGCCCTTTGAACGTCTCGAAGGCGCCGAACCTGGGTGGAAATGTGTAGGATTTGTTTGTAAATAATGCTTTATCGGTGCTGTGGCTAATTAATATTTTACCTGACTGCAGACTTTGGTATCGATCCATATAGAAGTACGCTGAGGCCACGATACAGACCAAAGAAACCATGATTTTTGACAGTTTTCTTAACGCAATCGCCGATTCCGCTGTACTGCTTGGTAGCACCTAACATAGGATTAATAACAGTCTCAAAATGACCAATGAACTAATTTATCTGAAATGTTTACCCTTCTCATCCAATTGGAGCTGTGTTTTGACGTACTCTGTCGGAAACGTGATACAAATCTCGATTCCACCCGTAATTCCACCTGCAACAATTCCCTTGAGACCCGTACCACCACCGGCCGGTGCTGCGGCACCACACTGTTCCATCCATGGTCTTCGTCCGAAAggattttggaaattttgcCTACTTGTGATGAATTTTCGGTCCATGGTATGGTACGTGGAGGTGCTGTAAGGACAAACAGATATTTACAGTGATTATTATGAAGGTTTCGACCAGCGAGTAGATCAAAGACCTGAAATGCTTATAACTTACGTAGGTTTTAAAGACTTGGGATTTATGAGATTTTTTACTTAAGAGGACTGTTTATGTACCATGTGGCTAACTTAAAGTTCGGATGTACAACATGAAGCAGTCTGCTTTTAATCAACTGATATGATGCTTTGGAGGACGGCGATGTTCGACCGACCAACTTCGTAGGTTTCCCCTCTGATCTCCGCAATAGCATCGAGTTTTACATCGGAAAAGGACTGAAATGTAGCTTCCGCCCCTGCATGGAGGCGTACAAGCTGTGATGGTTCCGTCATTTAACCAATACAAAGCGGAGATAGAAAATCTGGAACAAATGAAACTCGAGCACGTCTTCCATGTCATCGAGGCCAAAAAAAACTCCATGTCGTCTAGCACGGTTTTCTAGCTAATGATATTGACTCTTTATCAGCTGAACTAAAGGAAAAACGCCTGAAGAAATTTCGAAACGTTCTATTCTACATCGTGGTTAAGTGGGATCGGTATAAGCCGATTCACCGCGACATTACACAATAGGccctattatataaatcgaatcgagaggtcgatacaatcactatcataAGCAATTCGAAAAATTATGACAATTGCACCGATAGCTTTCACTCGATCGATGAGATCGACTtgctcggtatctataatagtaaatagagcaaacgagcaaaattcttatcgattcgatttctattaTAGAGCCCAATGTATAAACTGTCTACAATGACATTGAGTGCTTCATAAAACGATATACTGAACTATACGTTATATAAAAGATTATTGAAGCTTTTTTCAACCATTGCTATTTACCTAGACAATATGCCAGAGGAACGTTTCGAAAACCTTTCTTCAACTGCAAAGCAGCTTTTGTACAACATATAATGGACTACTGAAATGAGCATATGCTGCAagcgtttttcatgttttcttactaagcgaacgctcatggatccaatcgcagaactattcattgattgatcttctaattgacccttccAATTTCTTTCCACTATCaattttctagtacttctaccaaaactcattataatataaaactatattcagacacaattcttgttcaagaattcaattatttcaattgtaaataacatgttttttcgtttcatggaatacatgtttgatacagaaaatacaataaaatgaagacaggtcaaatcggactattctttACTCGAGTTTTGCggttaccaacacatttggcgattcatttttatttatatacagcTATTCTATGCCgaaccgacatagtggttctcagattttcgccaaAAGTGGTTGTTTTAttccttattgcaaaatattggaccagtatttttttgacgtaggactacgtctttcatttctataccggggtgtaaaatcaaagtttcgaaaacgaaagcgttacgccggagaccgagattttgagtgttaatagctcctaaacaactgaacgaaatggtatgataaacacttcattcgaaagataaaatgtctacgcgttctatacttgttactttctgatccaaaaacttgtttcaatagtcttaaatttgctttcaaaataggctattgaaatcaccaatcggtatataagcgagcgccgctcggaaatccactcagttctaattgaacagcgattggagcatgttgtcgctgttgtggtgaagctcttcattcatcatgaaagcgcggatgaacggtgtcaccaagagcctgtttgtgcaccttaggccagaagggaatccatcaggaggagagtgatgctacaaacggttccccgggaagatctcgaagcagccgctacacacatacacacatacacgcacggaattctttccgtttggatcaagaaagatccggaaaataatctgccagttcctctaggaatttaaaaatacattcatgtgaaagagtttatttgaatgttttctatccatgtaacactgtgaccaaatatgtttcaatcaagtgctattaacagatggttatcgagttagcattaaccactggtgggcttccagtatcgaggaaaatgtggaaatatctaatcgttactgaaaataatctgccagttcctctgggaatttaaaattacattcatatgaaagagtttattttaatgttttctatccatgtaacactgtgaccaaatacattaggttttgtgatttttcaatcaatcgcaatcaacaggatagcttctgaagattattcttccccatcagtaggatatttccgtatccaatattggatgcataaaaccttgtgcctccaacgtaacgttctcgttttcgaagttctccaaatattcattcattcagaatgaattcagattcaacttcatacaaatgatctctaaatcaacgatagtcctacgtcacccttgcggttataccatagatataacctacttcctgttttttattatGGTactcatttctattttagggtggtctaaAAAACGACTTttctcccttttttccaaaatgaatttttttcaaaaattcataacttttgaactactgaaccgattcagatgatcgacatatcaaattaaagctaattagtCTTTCTTTGATTTTgtgattattgattatattcgtTTTTAATAGcatacatggtctcgggacaaaGAGCGTtatattcttttatattttttcttgaaagttgagtttttttacataacatatccaacaatcagagaggcgttatttttgttcttgagctttgattttttaaaattaaccgatggtctaaAAAAACCCAGATGAGGGAGGTATGTCTACCCTACCTAACCAGATGAGAAGGTATGTCAAACCATCAAAGAAGTTTGCCAagtttgactccatttgcttgattagttctcgatttattcagaaatttgtgtttcattggtatggcagctccccctttagAGTGagcagtgtcgaaccaccatataaatatttattgccccctaagacctccacatgccaaacttggttccgtttacttgattagttctcgagttatgcaactcatccctctcttagagagggggagaagttCCGAACCACCATACAAATATTGCTCTcttccctaaaaccttcacatgttaaattttgttccatttgcttgcatagttctcgagctatgcaTTCCATCTTTGGGAGGGATGAGGAGTGTCGAGCCACCctagaaatatttcttgcccCCTAGAACATGTTacatttgattccatttgcttgattaattctcgagttatgcagcctCCTCCTTAGAGAAGAGCAGGGCCCGagatcttcgaaggtgaaaaatgaagaccgactctactttCAGTAGCTTCCCTTCCACTAGAACTGtttcggcagtcgccgtcaaGAAAAAgtcttgactagaaaatgaattgactagcattgactagcgaggatgactggtgaactagtccagtcagtggttattttaactgacgcgactaatgaatacaaatctgcctcttcattcaactgacttcaatccacacttccattccccccctgacactaattttatacccgcgtacgcaatctcaTTTTACGTTCATATAAAGataaacgaaaacttgattcctcatgcaaaaaagtagttaccccatcaatggacggtttattgtctacccatcatgaattcaaaccaacgtacttagacatttatcaagtatgctataaaggtcctcgcgttagtattagtaaatagcgagcaaaatagcgcacacacactgcacactattttatacgtgtaagtaattttcgtgtacgatacaaaaaaatctagctcacctgtagtgtaTGTCAgtccacgttgaactcaaacatcgatgcatgcataattGTTCAtgggagatagagagagaggaaTGAAtttgttttgggggaagtcacttcaaaatgcaatgaagacaatttgactgggaagaatagTCGAGTCGGTATAGGGAGATAGCGAATAAACgctcgactgactgtttagtcgttttggcggagaaactgcgtgaagaagccaaaagtcgtttccgactgaatacggatatagtcagtcagatagtcagctgactatgactatgccgagccctggagAGGAGTATCGAACCATCATTGAACTATGTCTTAAATCCAAACTCCCATACAACTGAAACACatttttctgcataacttgaaaactaattACGCAAAGGGTAAGGGTGAAACTAGATGAAGGAATCAGATGTCagaattttcttatattttctgTTTCAAACATGTACTCCATGTAAacgagaaacatgttatttgaaaaatcttgaacgagaattgtgtctgaaaataattttatataataatgacgagttctggtagaagtactaggaaacttATAGCCGAGTTTGTAAAGGAtcaaaattaatcaatgaacagttctgcgattgaacccatgagtgtttgaaagtatttaaaacaaaaaaacattttgggcgagacaatgtttgcagggtcagctagtgaataaataaattcaaattcaaagagCAACATCAGAGATATTTTCCAGTAAGTTGAGATTCCTAAAATCTGATCTTGAATCTAAATTGTTACACGTGAGCAAGAGAGAATTATACCATGGAAAACGTGGAAACAAGATCGTTTCAGTTTTATGGTATAtcacaaaaatttgttttatcgGGAAAAaattttcgtgcaaaattagGCTAGTATTCTTCGCTTATATATGTCGCAAAGTGATTTCGTATATTTCGAGCCACTTCGCATAAAGcttttgggccctattatataaatcgattcgaggattcgatacagtcactatcactatcatacCGAGGAAAATCTTGTATTTCGTAAATCGAGATATTTTCGTACAGAGCTCGAATTTCATGTGTTGCGGTTGCATATATTTAGGCGTTTCTAAAATGTTtctcaaaggaaaatatcagggacgcaaactaaaataaaataattctgAAGGTATGCGACAAGCAAACTAGGATTGAGCAATTtctagaaaaagatcgatcttgatggatcgattCTCTAaatggcgtagggatcgattcactgatttaatcggtaccaaagaatcgatcattgctgaatcgatcttggaaaaatttaatgtattttttcaaatttattcactTGTTGTATATAAGTATTGTCTTTTTTCTAAACatgaaataaacatttcacatttctattcaaaaatcaaaggcattatattttgattctcagaATAAAGGACacagaaaaaattgaaagcccagaaaaaatgtattttcctgGGTATTCATCTTGAACTGTCATGGAACTattcaattaaataaattaattgaaaattattattagaaattcatcTAGAACTCCGCTGACAATAATCCCGTTGAATCCAATCGTGTCACGCTTCAGCTGGAGCTGATGTCGCCTTCCAATTTCGTCGtaattttcactgtcagcctagtgaatgtgatggGGTAAATATAACTTTTGATCACTTTTTATGTAATAACCAAATTTACAAAACTGCTTCATCTAAGTTCACGACCACTtatttgacaaccttgaaaggGAAGTTTATGAATTTTGTCAAGAGGTTTCTGatgagattaaaatcaatgttcactgaaaacaaatttacattttttttgtacgatCAAAACGAtcggaaagatcgaaaagaaaaaaaaatattttaaaagcatgtttattccatcTAGAaatccataataattttcgcctcccaaagcacacgaagcttaatgc from Toxorhynchites rutilus septentrionalis strain SRP chromosome 3, ASM2978413v1, whole genome shotgun sequence encodes:
- the LOC129777926 gene encoding putative tricarboxylate transport protein, mitochondrial; translation: MDRKFITSRQNFQNPFGRRPWMEQCGAAAPAGGGTGLKGIVAGGITGGIEICITFPTEYVKTQLQLDEKGATKQYSGIGDCVKKTVKNHGFFGLYRGLSVLLYGSIPKSAVRFGAFETFKGQLLEPNGQLSTSGKLLAGLGAGVAEAILAVTPMETVKVKFINDQRSANPKFKGFFHGVGMIVRQEGVSGVYKGLTATIMKQGSNQAIRFYVMESLKELYKGNDQSKPVPKLIVGAFGAVAGAASVFGNTPIDVVKTRMQGLEAAKYKNTVDCAVRIWKNEGPAAFYKGTVPRLSRVCLDVAITFMIYDSFMELFNKFWH